One region of Mucilaginibacter sp. 14171R-50 genomic DNA includes:
- a CDS encoding sensor histidine kinase, which yields MQISTKETIELVVTATLIFLLAPAFVLVYVNLYNQRKKKHIEEKALLESRFQQELLKTQVEMQEQTLNYISREIHDNVTQVLSFVKLNLAMPAKATHEQVSVKIDESRNLIAQVINDLRDLSKSLSYDHIVQLGLVKTIEIEAGRINKSGIIKIELAIGGNAQGLGEQRELVLFRIFQEALNNALKHSGAKQLKISLDYFDHLFNLTIQDNGVGFLAAELPNGGSGLKNIVNRAALIGAAAVIDSAPGKGCCIKISIDPLTQQTHANGDYHSAG from the coding sequence ATGCAGATATCTACAAAGGAAACAATTGAACTTGTCGTTACAGCAACGTTGATATTTTTATTAGCGCCGGCTTTTGTGTTAGTATACGTAAACCTATATAACCAACGCAAAAAAAAGCACATCGAAGAAAAAGCGCTGCTCGAATCACGTTTTCAGCAGGAGCTATTAAAAACGCAGGTGGAAATGCAGGAGCAAACGCTTAATTACATCAGCCGCGAGATACATGATAACGTTACCCAGGTGCTATCGTTTGTAAAGCTTAACCTGGCCATGCCCGCAAAAGCTACACACGAGCAGGTAAGTGTAAAGATAGACGAAAGCCGTAACCTGATAGCCCAGGTAATAAACGATCTGCGCGACCTGTCAAAAAGCCTTAGCTATGATCATATTGTGCAGCTGGGCCTGGTAAAAACAATAGAGATAGAGGCCGGCCGCATCAATAAAAGCGGCATTATTAAAATTGAACTGGCTATTGGCGGTAACGCGCAAGGCCTTGGCGAGCAGCGCGAGCTGGTATTGTTCCGCATTTTTCAGGAAGCATTAAATAACGCCCTTAAACACTCGGGCGCAAAACAGTTAAAGATCAGTTTGGATTATTTTGACCATTTGTTTAACTTAACCATTCAGGACAACGGCGTGGGGTTTTTAGCCGCAGAGCTGCCAAACGGCGGCTCGGGGCTTAAAAACATTGTGAACAGGGCTGCCTTAATTGGTGCCGCTGCTGTTATTGACAGCGCACCAGGCAAGGGTTGTTGTATTAAAATTAGCATTGACCCCCTTACACAACAAACACATGCCAACGGAGACTACCATAGCGCTGGTTGA
- a CDS encoding lipocalin family protein: protein MKKLLLIALLLVGSSVAFTGCSKKTDDGGDQPSSVSKNKLVGKWLYVKFVEGGDTETFNDGEYFEFKADGTAYDSVDDDYAQWSVSGNKITFIVDGEPNIATVEKLTGSELVMSSNDDGEISTAYFKK from the coding sequence ATGAAAAAACTATTACTTATTGCACTATTGTTGGTTGGCAGCTCGGTAGCTTTTACCGGGTGCAGTAAAAAAACCGACGACGGCGGCGACCAGCCCTCTTCGGTATCAAAGAATAAGCTTGTTGGCAAATGGTTGTATGTGAAATTTGTTGAAGGCGGCGATACCGAAACCTTTAACGACGGCGAGTACTTCGAATTTAAAGCAGATGGTACCGCCTACGATAGTGTAGATGACGATTATGCACAGTGGAGCGTATCCGGAAATAAGATAACATTTATTGTAGATGGCGAGCCCAATATTGCCACGGTTGAAAAATTGACCGGCAGCGAACTGGTAATGTCAAGTAATGATGACGGAGAAATCTCTACAGCCTATTTTAAAAAATAA
- a CDS encoding porin family protein, giving the protein MKNLNFSKLLFIPLVCMGISASAQNNLTGAGDVAVAANSPVIQTAAKGPLAASKLFEPAAAFKNVTAADGSASTFSIGLEPEAILPIGDFKTFVSAGAGLNLKGLYHLSDAGAVTATVGYNYFLPKEDADFKYSGIPVKIGYLAKLGDMFFVEPQVGLYSMRVSDDDDNSASNTNLLLAAKVGLNVGEKSHLGVGYNYIKADGGSTSFINLSYLFTF; this is encoded by the coding sequence ATGAAAAACCTTAACTTTTCAAAACTCTTGTTTATCCCCCTTGTATGTATGGGCATCAGCGCAAGCGCGCAAAACAACCTTACGGGCGCCGGTGATGTTGCAGTGGCTGCAAACTCGCCGGTTATACAAACCGCCGCTAAAGGGCCGCTTGCTGCCTCAAAATTATTTGAACCGGCAGCAGCATTTAAAAACGTTACCGCTGCCGATGGTTCTGCCTCAACCTTCTCAATTGGTTTAGAACCCGAGGCTATCCTGCCGATCGGCGATTTCAAAACTTTTGTATCAGCGGGTGCCGGCCTCAACTTAAAAGGCCTTTATCATTTAAGCGACGCAGGCGCAGTAACCGCTACTGTTGGTTACAATTACTTTTTGCCAAAAGAAGACGCAGACTTTAAATACTCGGGCATCCCTGTAAAGATCGGCTACCTGGCTAAGCTCGGCGATATGTTTTTTGTTGAGCCGCAAGTGGGGCTTTACAGCATGCGCGTATCTGACGATGACGACAACTCTGCAAGCAACACCAATTTACTGTTAGCGGCCAAAGTAGGCCTAAACGTTGGCGAAAAATCGCACCTGGGGGTTGGTTACAACTACATAAAGGCAGACGGTGGCTCAACTTCTTTTATAAACCTCAGTTACCTGTTCACTTTCTAA
- a CDS encoding metallophosphoesterase, with product MRLNLITQFATAHVYHNMRRFFQRLLYKPVSYLANRFSSRPNKTRVNKALSALYKNIIANPGKKGLVIPFDVSTDKFILLSDQHKGARDGADMFARSAGNYQAALDHYFAENFIYINLGDSEELWENLFVTVKRHNKATFEKEKLFIEDDRFVKIFGNHDLYWGNDPLAPVSLMQIYGRAIRVYEGALLQTTVNNKPLEIFMTHGHQGDLQSDGNWFSKWFVSDVWGPLQGFMRINPNTPAFNNQLKTDHNRIMYEWSSQRNNMLLITGHTHQPVFRSLTELENLYIRLDSAKQTNDTAKIIELERKITGLHLQGNTPPDFNGYLDTYFNTGCCCFNDGDITGIEIADGFIRLIKWTSHKKISQRVVLEECKLEELKAGG from the coding sequence TTGAGATTAAACCTTATCACACAATTTGCAACGGCGCATGTTTACCATAACATGCGCCGTTTTTTTCAACGCTTACTTTATAAACCGGTATCATACCTGGCCAACAGGTTCTCGTCAAGGCCCAATAAAACAAGGGTAAACAAAGCGCTTAGCGCCCTTTATAAAAACATCATTGCTAACCCCGGCAAAAAAGGGCTGGTAATACCGTTTGATGTATCAACGGATAAGTTCATTCTCCTGTCTGACCAGCATAAAGGGGCAAGGGATGGCGCCGACATGTTCGCCAGATCTGCCGGGAATTACCAGGCAGCGCTTGACCATTACTTTGCCGAAAATTTTATTTATATAAACCTGGGCGATAGCGAAGAACTGTGGGAGAATTTGTTTGTGACCGTTAAGCGCCACAATAAAGCAACCTTTGAAAAGGAAAAGCTATTTATTGAGGACGACCGCTTTGTAAAGATCTTTGGCAACCACGACCTGTACTGGGGTAACGACCCTTTGGCACCCGTAAGCCTGATGCAGATATATGGCCGGGCTATACGAGTTTATGAAGGCGCGTTGCTGCAAACCACGGTTAACAATAAGCCATTAGAAATATTTATGACCCATGGGCACCAGGGCGATCTGCAAAGCGACGGCAACTGGTTTAGCAAATGGTTTGTATCAGATGTTTGGGGGCCTTTGCAGGGGTTTATGCGGATAAACCCCAATACCCCCGCCTTTAACAACCAATTAAAAACCGACCATAACCGTATCATGTACGAATGGAGCAGCCAGCGCAATAACATGCTGCTGATTACAGGGCATACCCATCAGCCGGTTTTCAGGTCATTAACCGAACTGGAAAATCTCTACATTCGCCTTGATAGCGCTAAGCAGACGAATGACACAGCTAAAATTATTGAACTCGAACGAAAGATCACCGGCCTGCACCTGCAGGGCAACACCCCGCCCGATTTTAACGGCTACCTTGATACCTATTTCAATACCGGCTGCTGCTGCTTTAACGACGGCGATATCACCGGGATAGAGATAGCCGATGGCTTCATCAGGCTTATTAAATGGACGAGCCACAAAAAGATAAGCCAGCGGGTTGTGTTGGAAGAATGCAAGTTGGAGGAGTTAAAGGCAGGAGGATAA
- a CDS encoding lactate utilization protein gives MRDITTSKEKLLKKVRKALLEKRDNPYPNLEELPMYPPNEEMLEVLFAEEFTAISGQFVYCEDEVQFIENLLELAEERKWHKIYCWEPALQQVLSTYEYPFFETDKDFEQAEVGFTLCEALIARNGTILLSNANAAGRRLSIYPPVHIVLAYTSQLVLDLKDGFKLLKEKYGPRIPSMITHVTGPSRTADIEKTLVLGAHGPKELFVFLLDG, from the coding sequence ATGAGGGATATTACCACATCTAAAGAAAAGCTGCTGAAAAAAGTGCGCAAGGCGCTTTTAGAAAAACGTGATAACCCCTACCCGAACCTGGAAGAACTACCCATGTATCCGCCGAACGAGGAGATGCTGGAGGTGCTCTTTGCTGAAGAATTTACTGCTATAAGCGGCCAGTTTGTGTATTGCGAGGACGAGGTACAATTCATAGAAAATTTATTGGAGCTTGCCGAAGAGCGCAAGTGGCACAAAATATACTGCTGGGAACCCGCGCTTCAGCAGGTGCTTAGCACCTACGAATATCCTTTTTTTGAAACCGACAAGGATTTTGAACAGGCTGAAGTTGGCTTTACTCTTTGCGAGGCATTAATAGCCCGTAATGGCACCATATTGCTGTCAAACGCCAACGCTGCGGGCAGGCGTTTGAGTATTTACCCACCGGTGCATATTGTACTGGCTTATACCTCTCAGCTGGTGCTCGATCTGAAGGACGGGTTTAAACTGCTCAAAGAAAAGTACGGCCCCCGTATACCATCCATGATTACCCACGTTACCGGCCCAAGCCGCACCGCCGATATCGAAAAAACATTGGTGCTTGGCGCCCACGGCCCTAAAGAGCTGTTTGTGTTTTTGTTGGATGGGTAA
- the ftsH gene encoding ATP-dependent zinc metalloprotease FtsH has product MKDKKSDSQKPLRKVPNKKITPKPPKFNLMWLYAIAIIGILVVPTLMSGSIGKQIDFQRFSNQMLRAHDVEKIVAYKNGDLVTAEVYIKKDSLVKPQYADANKGQRGFGTAANEPQYNFTDASYESLKQSVAAVQKDFPDAQKIPIEYQQGKENLLSNWLVQCVIMAILLVGVWLFIMRRMGGGAGGGAGGQIFNIGKSKATLFDKEAQVSVTFNDVAGLEEAKQEVMEIVDFLKNPKKYTNLGGKIPKGALLVGSPGTGKTLLAKAVAGEAQVPFFSLSGSDFVEMFVGVGASRVRDLFRQAKDKAPCIIFIDEIDAIGRARGKNNIVGGNDERENTLNQLLVEMDGFGTDSGIIILAATNRPDVLDSALMRPGRFDRQVSIDKPDLIGREQIFKVHLKPIKVAEGVDAKKLSAQTPGFAGAEIANVCNEAALIAARKNKEAVDMQDFQDAIDRVIGGLEKKNKIISPEEKRIVAYHEAGHAIAGWFLEHADPLVKVSIVPRGVAALGYAQYLPKEQFLYTTEQLLDGMSMTMGGRVAEDITFGKISTGAQNDLERITKLAYAMVTIYGMNEKVGNVSFNDTQGEYQFNKPYSEKTSELIDNEVRTLINDVYLSTKRLLTEKRDGLEKLANKLIEKEILFQSDLEEILGKRPFDNRTTYDEFVNGPESNQDPVAQNLVHEGVGDHSGTFDRNPEETDTTKE; this is encoded by the coding sequence ATTAAAGATAAGAAGTCAGATTCCCAAAAACCTTTACGCAAGGTTCCGAATAAAAAAATCACCCCAAAGCCACCCAAGTTTAACCTGATGTGGCTTTACGCCATTGCCATTATTGGTATATTGGTTGTGCCTACGCTAATGAGCGGAAGCATTGGCAAGCAGATAGATTTTCAGCGCTTTAGCAACCAGATGCTGCGCGCCCACGACGTTGAAAAAATTGTTGCCTATAAAAACGGCGACCTGGTAACCGCCGAGGTTTATATAAAAAAAGACAGCCTTGTTAAACCTCAATACGCCGATGCCAATAAGGGTCAGCGCGGGTTTGGCACGGCGGCCAACGAACCGCAGTACAACTTTACCGATGCATCGTACGAGAGCCTGAAACAATCGGTTGCGGCTGTACAGAAGGACTTTCCGGATGCGCAAAAGATCCCTATCGAATATCAGCAGGGTAAAGAGAACCTGTTGAGCAACTGGCTGGTACAATGTGTAATAATGGCTATACTGCTTGTTGGCGTATGGTTGTTTATTATGCGCCGTATGGGCGGTGGTGCAGGTGGCGGCGCGGGGGGCCAGATATTCAATATTGGCAAATCAAAAGCCACCTTGTTTGATAAAGAGGCACAGGTATCGGTAACATTTAACGATGTGGCCGGCCTTGAAGAGGCCAAGCAAGAGGTTATGGAGATTGTAGATTTCCTTAAAAACCCTAAAAAATACACCAACCTGGGTGGTAAAATACCAAAAGGTGCTTTGCTGGTCGGCTCGCCGGGTACAGGTAAAACGTTATTGGCCAAAGCCGTTGCAGGCGAGGCCCAGGTACCTTTCTTCTCGCTGTCGGGGTCCGACTTTGTGGAGATGTTTGTGGGTGTGGGTGCATCGCGTGTGCGCGACCTGTTCCGCCAGGCAAAGGATAAAGCACCGTGCATCATATTCATTGATGAGATCGATGCCATAGGCCGTGCCCGTGGTAAAAACAATATAGTTGGCGGTAACGACGAGCGCGAGAACACGCTTAACCAGTTGCTGGTTGAGATGGATGGCTTTGGTACCGATAGCGGTATCATCATCCTGGCAGCTACTAACCGCCCTGATGTACTGGACAGCGCCTTGATGCGCCCGGGACGTTTTGACAGACAGGTATCTATTGATAAACCTGACCTGATTGGCCGCGAGCAAATATTTAAAGTACACTTAAAACCTATTAAGGTTGCCGAGGGTGTTGACGCTAAAAAACTATCGGCACAAACACCGGGCTTTGCCGGTGCCGAAATTGCCAACGTATGTAACGAGGCCGCTTTAATAGCCGCCCGTAAAAACAAAGAGGCTGTTGACATGCAGGATTTTCAGGATGCTATTGACCGTGTTATTGGCGGCCTGGAAAAGAAGAACAAGATCATATCGCCCGAAGAAAAACGCATTGTGGCTTACCACGAGGCAGGCCACGCAATTGCAGGCTGGTTCCTGGAGCATGCCGACCCGTTGGTGAAGGTATCTATAGTACCGCGTGGGGTAGCTGCACTGGGTTACGCGCAGTACCTGCCTAAAGAGCAGTTTCTGTACACTACCGAGCAGTTGCTTGATGGCATGAGCATGACCATGGGCGGCCGCGTTGCCGAGGACATCACCTTTGGTAAAATATCTACCGGCGCGCAAAACGACCTGGAACGGATTACCAAACTGGCCTACGCCATGGTTACCATTTACGGTATGAACGAGAAGGTGGGCAATGTATCGTTCAACGATACCCAGGGCGAGTACCAGTTTAACAAACCATATTCAGAAAAAACATCTGAACTGATAGATAACGAAGTACGTACGCTGATAAATGATGTTTACCTGAGTACCAAACGTTTGCTTACCGAAAAGCGCGACGGCCTTGAAAAACTGGCGAACAAGCTGATAGAAAAGGAAATACTGTTTCAGTCGGACCTGGAAGAGATATTGGGCAAACGCCCGTTTGATAACCGTACCACTTATGATGAATTTGTGAACGGGCCCGAATCAAACCAGGACCCTGTTGCACAAAACCTGGTTCATGAAGGGGTTGGTGACCATTCAGGCACCTTTGACAGAAACCCGGAAGAAACGGATACAACTAAAGAATAA
- the rsfS gene encoding ribosome silencing factor — MVKSKVINESAYISELAIHGMQEKKGNDLVRLDLRNVNSSVADYFVICHADSATQVKAIANSVEEEIYKALQQDPWRKEGLEYGEWILLDYIDVVIHIFRTDKREFYGVEDLWGDAEIKSYKSA, encoded by the coding sequence ATGGTAAAAAGTAAAGTGATAAATGAATCCGCCTATATTTCTGAACTTGCTATACACGGCATGCAGGAAAAAAAGGGGAATGATCTTGTAAGGCTCGATCTTCGTAATGTAAACAGTTCGGTAGCAGATTACTTTGTTATTTGCCATGCCGATTCGGCCACACAGGTAAAAGCAATTGCAAATAGTGTTGAGGAAGAAATTTATAAGGCTTTACAGCAAGACCCCTGGCGCAAAGAGGGGCTTGAATATGGCGAATGGATACTGCTGGATTATATAGATGTTGTGATACACATCTTCAGGACCGACAAACGCGAATTTTACGGTGTTGAAGACCTATGGGGTGATGCTGAAATTAAAAGCTACAAAAGCGCTTAA
- a CDS encoding biotin--[acetyl-CoA-carboxylase] ligase, whose translation MTLKEVDSTNTFLKNILSNSKPVPDGTVIMAEHQYAGRGQRENTWHAEPGKNLTFSILLNPTFLSAQQQFDLTRAVSMGVYDALYPLLRDNLKIKWPNDIYYGDKKIGGMLIENILQGTQIKHSVIGIGLNVNQENFAAGTGNATSIKKILQKDYELKNILAEICSNIEAYYLHLKAGRFEFVRNLYLSRLYWLNERREFKSNGQVFEGIIKNVKDNGLLVIEKETGGQTYNLKEIEFLNR comes from the coding sequence GTGACACTAAAAGAAGTTGACTCAACAAATACATTCCTCAAGAATATACTGTCAAATTCCAAGCCAGTACCCGATGGAACAGTCATTATGGCAGAACACCAGTATGCGGGGCGCGGCCAGCGCGAAAACACCTGGCATGCAGAGCCGGGTAAGAATTTAACTTTCAGCATTCTTTTAAACCCCACCTTTTTATCGGCACAACAGCAATTTGACCTTACCCGCGCCGTTAGTATGGGTGTATATGACGCTTTATACCCCCTGCTGCGTGACAACCTTAAGATAAAATGGCCAAACGATATTTATTACGGCGATAAAAAAATAGGCGGCATGCTGATAGAGAACATATTACAAGGCACCCAGATAAAGCACTCGGTTATAGGTATTGGCCTTAATGTAAACCAGGAAAATTTTGCCGCAGGCACAGGTAATGCTACTTCTATAAAGAAGATATTACAGAAGGATTATGAATTAAAAAATATATTAGCAGAAATTTGCAGCAATATTGAGGCCTATTACCTTCACCTGAAGGCCGGGCGGTTTGAATTTGTAAGGAATTTATATTTAAGCCGACTATATTGGTTAAACGAACGGCGCGAGTTTAAGTCGAACGGGCAGGTTTTTGAAGGCATTATCAAAAACGTAAAGGATAATGGCTTGCTGGTGATTGAAAAAGAAACAGGCGGGCAAACATATAATTTAAAGGAAATAGAATTTTTAAACCGGTAA
- a CDS encoding protein-disulfide reductase DsbD N-terminal domain-containing protein, with amino-acid sequence MKKVFLAVVALMITFGAKAQIESHVRWSYAAKKTSATEAVVLIKATMDEGWHIYSQNVKEGGPVKTSFTFAPSKDYALVGKPIEPKPITRYEKVFGMNVGFFENSVIFQQKIKLKAAKATTVKGKLEFMTCNDSKCLPPDEVEFSVPLAK; translated from the coding sequence ATGAAGAAAGTATTTTTAGCAGTAGTTGCATTGATGATAACTTTTGGCGCCAAGGCGCAGATCGAATCGCACGTAAGGTGGTCATACGCGGCCAAAAAAACCAGCGCTACCGAAGCCGTTGTTTTAATAAAGGCCACGATGGACGAAGGCTGGCATATTTATTCGCAAAACGTTAAAGAAGGCGGGCCGGTAAAAACCAGCTTTACCTTCGCCCCTTCAAAAGACTACGCCCTGGTAGGTAAACCTATTGAGCCAAAACCTATAACCCGTTACGAAAAAGTATTTGGCATGAATGTAGGGTTCTTTGAGAACTCTGTTATATTTCAGCAAAAAATAAAACTTAAGGCGGCTAAAGCCACCACTGTTAAGGGCAAGCTGGAGTTTATGACCTGTAACGACTCTAAGTGCCTTCCGCCTGATGAGGTTGAATTTTCTGTGCCGTTAGCCAAGTAA
- a CDS encoding protein-disulfide reductase DsbD, with the protein MKGIKLAAGPILRLLLITVLVLVVSRPQQLKAQDTVSTNDVEFTDIATPTDQLIANKKKADSIAKADSVKKAQADQSKTVIKPKEEPKTLWGIFIAGLIGGFTAVLMPCIYPLLPLTVSFFTKKSGSRSKGIFQSVIYGLSIIVIYVSLGLLISIIFGSSALNELASNGIFNIFFFLLLIIFGISFLGAFEITLPSSLGNKLDQNADKGGLAGIFFMAATLVVVSFSCTGPIIGTLLVDAAAKGDRLAPAIGMFGFSLALAIPFTVFALFPSALKSLPKSGGWLNSVKVVLGFLELAFALKFLSNVDLAYHWNLFDREIFLSLWIAIGLLLGLYLIGKIRFSHDSALPHLSIPRIFFAIIVFAFTIYMVPGLWGAPLKSISAFLPPEATQDFNLSPIPGGESTTATSAAPVTSIKTKKYAENYDRIKTRGLDAWYDYEQALQASKELHKPVFIDFTGFVCVNCRKMEADVWSDPRVFNKLKNDFVMLQLVVDDKAKLPSAEQYTSKYTGKKITQIGQKWSELQAFTFNSNSQPFYVILDSNGNQLVPPTGADYNVENYLKFLDSGIAAYKK; encoded by the coding sequence ATGAAGGGAATTAAATTGGCCGCAGGCCCAATCCTGCGTTTATTGTTGATAACCGTATTGGTTTTAGTGGTATCACGGCCTCAGCAGCTTAAGGCGCAAGACACAGTTTCGACAAATGATGTTGAGTTTACTGACATTGCTACGCCAACAGACCAGCTGATCGCCAACAAAAAAAAGGCTGATTCCATTGCCAAAGCCGATTCGGTAAAAAAAGCGCAGGCCGATCAAAGCAAAACAGTAATAAAACCCAAAGAGGAACCAAAAACTTTATGGGGGATTTTTATTGCGGGGCTTATAGGGGGTTTTACAGCGGTATTAATGCCCTGTATTTACCCATTGCTGCCACTAACCGTAAGTTTTTTTACAAAAAAGAGCGGCTCAAGAAGTAAGGGGATATTCCAATCGGTTATTTACGGGCTGTCAATAATTGTGATATACGTATCGCTCGGATTGCTTATATCAATAATTTTCGGGTCGAGCGCGTTGAACGAACTGGCCTCGAATGGCATCTTTAACATCTTCTTCTTTTTATTGCTCATAATATTCGGGATCTCCTTTTTAGGCGCTTTCGAAATAACGCTGCCAAGCTCGCTCGGGAATAAATTAGATCAGAACGCCGACAAGGGCGGTTTGGCTGGTATATTTTTTATGGCGGCTACCTTAGTAGTAGTGTCGTTTTCATGCACCGGGCCAATCATCGGCACATTATTGGTTGATGCTGCTGCCAAAGGCGACAGGTTAGCCCCTGCCATTGGCATGTTTGGGTTTTCGCTGGCATTGGCGATACCGTTCACGGTGTTCGCTTTATTCCCTTCGGCATTAAAGAGCCTGCCAAAATCAGGTGGTTGGTTGAACAGTGTAAAGGTTGTTCTGGGTTTTCTGGAGTTGGCTTTTGCCCTCAAGTTCCTTTCGAACGTTGACCTGGCCTACCACTGGAATTTATTCGACAGGGAGATCTTTCTTTCCTTATGGATCGCGATCGGGTTATTGCTTGGCCTGTATCTCATCGGGAAGATCAGGTTTTCGCACGACAGCGCCCTCCCGCACCTGTCCATCCCGCGTATATTTTTTGCTATCATCGTATTCGCTTTCACCATTTACATGGTTCCGGGGTTGTGGGGCGCACCGTTAAAATCTATAAGCGCGTTTTTACCGCCCGAGGCTACCCAGGATTTTAACCTTTCGCCTATACCTGGCGGGGAAAGCACAACGGCAACTTCGGCTGCACCTGTAACCTCCATCAAGACAAAGAAATATGCCGAAAACTACGATCGGATTAAAACCAGGGGCCTGGATGCCTGGTACGATTACGAGCAGGCATTGCAGGCATCAAAAGAACTGCATAAACCGGTTTTTATAGATTTTACAGGTTTTGTTTGCGTTAATTGCCGTAAAATGGAGGCCGATGTATGGTCGGACCCGCGGGTGTTTAACAAACTTAAAAACGATTTTGTAATGCTGCAGCTGGTTGTTGACGATAAAGCAAAACTGCCGTCAGCTGAGCAGTACACTTCAAAATACACCGGCAAAAAAATTACGCAAATAGGCCAGAAATGGAGCGAGCTGCAGGCGTTTACCTTTAACTCCAACTCGCAGCCATTTTATGTTATCCTTGATAGCAATGGCAACCAACTGGTACCGCCTACCGGTGCCGACTATAATGTTGAAAATTACCTTAAGTTTTTGGATAGCGGTATTGCAGCGTACAAAAAATAA
- the pfkA gene encoding 6-phosphofructokinase, with amino-acid sequence MTQIKNIGLFTSGGDAPGMNAAIRAVVRSATYYGLEVTGIRRGYEGMINGELFAMDRKSVANIIQRGGTILKTARSEQFKTPEGRKLAYQQLKTHNVDALVAIGGDGTFTGARIFGNEFDIPVVGLPGTIDNDLLGTDFTIGYDTAINTVIDAVDKIRDTAESHDRVFIVEVMGRDSGLIALRTGIASGAEAIVIPESKTNINSLCDRLEHGRKDKLSKIVIVAEGDDAGGAFEIGRHVKERFPHYDTRVSILGHIQRGGRPSCQDRVLASRVGVAAVEALLGGRRNEMIGIIHNEISYTPFEHACKHNVEINPDFLKIVEILSI; translated from the coding sequence ATGACGCAGATCAAAAATATAGGACTTTTTACTTCGGGCGGCGATGCGCCCGGCATGAACGCCGCAATCCGCGCGGTGGTTCGTTCGGCAACGTACTACGGCTTAGAGGTAACCGGTATCCGCAGGGGATACGAGGGGATGATCAATGGTGAGCTTTTTGCCATGGACCGAAAATCTGTTGCTAATATTATTCAGCGCGGGGGCACCATCTTAAAAACTGCCCGCAGCGAACAGTTTAAAACACCCGAAGGCCGTAAGCTGGCATACCAGCAATTAAAAACACATAATGTTGACGCGCTTGTGGCCATTGGCGGCGACGGTACCTTTACCGGCGCCCGTATTTTTGGTAACGAATTTGACATACCCGTGGTTGGCCTGCCGGGTACCATTGATAACGACCTTTTAGGCACCGATTTTACAATTGGTTACGATACCGCCATCAATACCGTGATAGACGCGGTGGATAAGATCCGCGACACGGCGGAATCGCACGACAGGGTGTTCATTGTAGAAGTTATGGGGCGCGATAGCGGGCTGATAGCATTGCGTACCGGTATAGCATCGGGCGCCGAAGCCATTGTGATACCCGAAAGCAAAACCAACATAAACTCTCTTTGCGATCGTTTAGAGCATGGCCGCAAGGATAAGCTGTCAAAAATTGTAATAGTAGCCGAAGGCGACGATGCCGGCGGCGCTTTTGAAATTGGCCGCCATGTAAAAGAGCGTTTCCCGCATTACGATACCCGGGTATCTATCCTGGGCCATATCCAGCGCGGCGGTCGCCCGTCATGCCAGGACAGGGTGCTTGCCAGCCGGGTAGGGGTGGCCGCGGTTGAAGCTTTACTTGGGGGGCGCCGTAACGAAATGATCGGTATCATTCACAACGAAATATCGTACACCCCGTTTGAGCACGCCTGCAAACACAATGTTGAAATCAACCCCGACTTTTTAAAAATAGTAGAGATACTTTCTATATAA